The following are from one region of the Phormidium sp. PBR-2020 genome:
- a CDS encoding CHAT domain-containing protein — protein MTTPNNRVVLKLDGDLEDHGFKVFLEIGVDDQLPQVEMMGYLPANPPLAQQLQHHWQQHYPAIGAPYIRNFSSPDSPSTDSSDPQPLSNYRIKPKGSFASHHEGRFVACQQSARQVAHLFRQWLQSPEFHRLDLCLREELSKTEEIELLIRCDRPEIKKLPWHLWSFSQSYQKTEVSFGSLVASPPYIAKPSPTSTVKILAILGHAQGINTQCDRQFLETLPQAEVEFLVEPSRHDINCKLWQDSWNIIFFAGHSETQNETGKIYINPQEGLEISDLSYGFQEAVKRGLTLAIFNSCDGLGLVQKIEDWQIPIAIIMRELVPDQVAQAFLKSFLAQFSQGQSFRESVRQAREQLQGLEGRFPCASWLPMIYQNCPNLSPTWQGFIEPKLTPKNQQLRSQKTEPLPILLPSFRPLLSWLTVQCSQHRVRLSVMLLGVIVGQVWLRPSLANYFHQKGQAEIETPSGVERPWVAAKRWFRLALYLDPGHSGAHVDLGNLYQDMSQNERAKKHYKESFYLYNAVGCNNLGRLHILQNEFEAASNYLRQCQRLLKRNQPWTEYAILKNRGWVALEQELFPLAQSYLQEAIELKPQEGAAHCLMVKLMVESPDLETSQFADHGWTCVDNIRNNLPEEIRWKTQVQRLLTMRGVERE, from the coding sequence ATGACAACTCCAAACAATCGCGTTGTCCTCAAACTAGATGGAGATTTGGAGGATCATGGGTTTAAAGTCTTCCTAGAAATTGGGGTAGATGACCAATTACCTCAAGTCGAGATGATGGGCTATCTTCCCGCCAATCCTCCCCTGGCGCAACAGCTACAGCACCATTGGCAACAACACTATCCCGCCATTGGCGCTCCCTATATCCGTAACTTCTCTTCCCCAGATTCCCCTTCTACAGACAGTTCCGACCCCCAACCCCTCAGCAACTATCGTATTAAGCCGAAAGGCAGTTTCGCGAGTCACCACGAAGGCCGCTTCGTCGCCTGTCAACAATCGGCTCGACAAGTGGCACATCTGTTTCGTCAGTGGCTTCAGTCTCCCGAGTTTCATCGCCTCGATTTGTGTTTACGGGAAGAACTGAGTAAAACCGAAGAAATTGAGCTACTGATTCGTTGCGATCGCCCTGAAATCAAGAAACTCCCGTGGCATTTATGGAGTTTTTCTCAGAGTTACCAAAAAACAGAAGTCTCCTTCGGTTCGTTAGTCGCGTCCCCTCCCTATATTGCCAAACCTTCCCCCACCTCAACGGTCAAAATCCTGGCTATTTTAGGTCACGCTCAGGGAATTAACACCCAGTGCGATCGCCAATTTTTAGAAACCCTTCCCCAAGCTGAGGTCGAGTTTCTGGTTGAACCTTCACGTCATGATATCAACTGCAAACTCTGGCAAGACTCCTGGAATATTATCTTTTTTGCCGGTCATAGTGAAACCCAAAATGAAACCGGAAAAATCTATATCAATCCCCAAGAGGGACTCGAAATTTCCGACCTCAGCTATGGATTTCAAGAAGCCGTTAAACGGGGTTTAACCCTCGCTATTTTTAACTCCTGTGATGGTTTGGGATTAGTTCAGAAAATCGAAGATTGGCAAATTCCCATCGCCATCATTATGCGAGAATTAGTCCCCGATCAGGTGGCTCAAGCCTTTCTCAAATCCTTTCTCGCTCAATTCTCCCAAGGACAATCATTTCGCGAGTCCGTGCGGCAAGCGCGGGAGCAATTACAAGGCTTAGAAGGGCGGTTTCCTTGTGCCAGTTGGTTGCCGATGATTTATCAAAACTGCCCCAATTTATCACCCACCTGGCAGGGATTTATTGAGCCAAAATTAACACCCAAAAATCAACAGTTGAGAAGCCAAAAAACTGAGCCTTTGCCCATCTTACTGCCTTCTTTTCGCCCTCTTCTGAGTTGGCTAACTGTCCAATGTTCTCAACATCGTGTTCGCCTTTCCGTAATGCTCCTCGGTGTTATTGTCGGACAAGTTTGGCTCCGACCGAGTTTAGCAAATTATTTTCATCAAAAAGGCCAAGCAGAAATCGAAACCCCCTCAGGTGTTGAGCGTCCCTGGGTTGCCGCCAAACGCTGGTTTCGCTTAGCTTTATATCTCGATCCAGGTCACTCCGGCGCTCATGTAGATTTAGGCAATCTATACCAAGATATGAGTCAGAATGAGCGAGCCAAAAAACACTATAAAGAATCATTTTACTTATACAACGCTGTGGGCTGCAATAATCTCGGTCGCTTGCATATTTTGCAAAATGAATTTGAGGCTGCGAGCAACTATCTAAGGCAATGTCAGCGACTTCTCAAACGGAATCAACCTTGGACAGAATATGCCATTCTTAAAAATCGAGGCTGGGTAGCCTTAGAACAAGAATTATTCCCATTAGCCCAAAGCTATTTACAAGAAGCAATTGAGTTAAAACCCCAGGAAGGGGCCGCCCATTGCCTGATGGTAAAACTCATGGTAGAATCGCCGGATTTGGAAACCTCACAGTTTGCCGATCATGGCTGGACTTGTGTGGATAACATCCGCAACAACTTGCCGGAAGAAATCCGCTGGAAAACCCAGGTTCAACGTCTCTTAACAATGCGAGGAGTGGAGCGAGAATGA
- a CDS encoding CHAT domain-containing protein → MFIASSILSRLRLRRRPARVRRRLRWLGLTLLLVLLLGRVGLGTPQPHSPQMVFEQWRSHYQNQAYDAALESLTLLLDSEDISAANRALAYNYQALTQQKQGDWQQARAAIERSWQLLDPQQDTTSLNPTQQRILAAILTTRGQVQLALGQPDLAYESWRRATDYYRQLSYEEGVTGGLLNQAQALQELGFTVRACDTLLSLLGRSPSVREPQSPISSCQRLQGQSPAQIQDWLAQMTLGTPPHLQIPVLQSLGTVLQALGDLDAAEGVLRQAEDRLLAQAEGVGPSLALDLGNLYGARARRYQQLGMFQTPFREARTRSLEYYRRTSGQTPEQRLRSQLNELLLWVDLDLRGDNPNPDPQALETVQTLLATIPPQLEQLPLSRQRVYHRVSLACVLLACDRPQDSPHLPDWGIPLQTVEGLLQQAQQEAEQLGDDRAASYVWGAWGRLAQVQGRLSEAQEYSERAIARAEALGADELLYRGYWQLARLQTAQGLESLAAYDRAFESLKRLEAKVMTDDGTWRFSLQNQVAPLYQEYAQRLFAIDSMTQGNLEKAIEVMDALQVAEINDFFGLACLEVRSQDLRDYPDTAVIHIFTFPERFELILEESDGTLNRQRVEFPEDIATFLDSLQLSLQTNFDYQESLTRLYRALITPIEADLEALQPQQLVFVLYGKIRQIPIAALYDGQQYLIESYPIAIAPSLELLEPRGLAVPQLRAIAAGRQNFETLGDSLDEMSSSLSWLPLDEVSHLNLHFVEQELRVIGDLIPSKLLFDKDFTIEALEQEIRSLNYPLVHIASHGRFSNFAEDTFILADRPLGIRQLADILNVQDRTRRNDIDLLVLSACETARESDRALLGMAGMAARAGVRTIIGSFWTVDDQSTALMMQRFYQGLKEAQNDRLDINKAEALRQAQIAMIRGEFGQVYSHPYFWAPFVLIGHWK, encoded by the coding sequence ATGTTCATCGCCTCCTCGATTTTGAGCCGTCTTCGTTTGAGGAGACGGCCCGCACGGGTTCGCCGCCGTTTGAGATGGCTGGGACTAACTCTGCTACTGGTGCTGCTTCTGGGGAGGGTGGGATTGGGAACCCCCCAGCCTCACTCCCCGCAAATGGTCTTTGAACAGTGGCGATCGCACTATCAAAATCAAGCCTATGACGCTGCCTTAGAGAGCTTAACCCTCCTTTTGGACTCCGAAGACATTTCTGCGGCCAACCGCGCTCTGGCGTACAATTATCAGGCACTGACGCAACAAAAACAGGGGGACTGGCAACAGGCACGCGCAGCCATTGAACGGAGTTGGCAACTGCTAGACCCTCAGCAGGACACCACGTCCCTCAATCCCACTCAACAACGCATCCTGGCGGCGATTCTCACTACCCGAGGTCAGGTTCAGTTGGCCCTGGGACAGCCGGACTTGGCCTATGAGAGTTGGCGACGGGCTACAGACTATTATCGTCAGTTAAGCTATGAGGAGGGGGTGACGGGGGGACTGTTGAACCAGGCTCAAGCCTTGCAGGAGTTGGGATTTACGGTTCGAGCCTGTGATACGTTACTCTCCCTATTGGGGCGATCGCCAAGCGTGCGGGAACCGCAATCGCCCATCTCCTCCTGTCAACGTTTACAGGGTCAATCCCCGGCCCAAATTCAGGATTGGCTCGCTCAGATGACTCTGGGAACTCCGCCACACCTACAAATTCCTGTTTTACAAAGTTTGGGGACGGTGTTGCAGGCCCTGGGGGACTTAGACGCCGCCGAGGGAGTTCTACGTCAAGCGGAGGATCGCTTGCTGGCTCAGGCGGAGGGGGTCGGCCCCAGTTTGGCTTTGGATTTGGGCAATCTCTATGGTGCTAGAGCCAGACGCTATCAGCAATTGGGGATGTTTCAAACCCCGTTCCGCGAGGCTCGGACTCGGAGTTTAGAGTATTATCGTCGCACCTCGGGACAAACTCCGGAACAACGACTGCGATCGCAACTGAATGAACTTCTCTTATGGGTGGATTTGGATCTCAGGGGGGATAATCCCAATCCTGATCCCCAGGCCTTGGAAACGGTGCAAACCCTCCTGGCTACGATTCCCCCACAACTAGAGCAGCTTCCCCTCAGTCGCCAACGGGTGTATCACCGAGTCAGTCTCGCCTGTGTGTTGTTGGCTTGCGATCGCCCCCAAGACTCCCCTCATCTCCCCGATTGGGGGATTCCTCTTCAAACGGTGGAAGGACTATTACAGCAGGCCCAGCAGGAGGCGGAACAGCTCGGAGATGACCGGGCCGCGTCTTATGTTTGGGGGGCCTGGGGTCGGTTGGCTCAGGTGCAGGGAAGACTCTCTGAGGCTCAAGAGTATAGTGAGAGGGCGATCGCCCGAGCGGAGGCGTTGGGGGCTGATGAGTTACTCTATCGCGGGTATTGGCAACTCGCTCGCCTGCAAACGGCCCAGGGGTTGGAGTCTCTCGCCGCCTATGACCGGGCCTTTGAGAGTCTGAAGCGGTTAGAGGCCAAGGTGATGACCGACGATGGGACTTGGCGTTTTTCCCTGCAAAATCAGGTGGCCCCACTCTATCAAGAGTATGCGCAACGGCTGTTTGCGATCGACTCGATGACCCAAGGGAATTTAGAAAAAGCCATTGAGGTGATGGATGCGTTGCAAGTGGCGGAAATCAATGACTTTTTTGGCTTGGCTTGTCTGGAGGTGCGATCGCAGGATTTACGGGATTACCCCGATACCGCTGTCATCCATATTTTTACCTTCCCAGAACGCTTTGAACTCATCCTGGAAGAGAGCGATGGAACCCTAAACCGTCAGCGAGTGGAGTTCCCGGAAGACATTGCAACGTTTTTAGATTCTCTTCAGTTGAGTCTCCAGACGAACTTCGACTATCAGGAGTCTTTAACTCGCCTCTATCGCGCTTTAATCACTCCAATTGAAGCCGATTTAGAGGCCCTACAGCCCCAGCAACTGGTGTTTGTACTCTATGGCAAAATCCGCCAGATTCCCATTGCGGCATTGTACGATGGCCAACAGTATCTGATTGAGTCCTATCCCATTGCGATCGCCCCCAGCCTCGAACTCCTTGAACCTCGTGGCTTAGCGGTTCCCCAACTGCGGGCGATCGCCGCCGGCCGCCAAAACTTTGAGACCCTGGGCGATTCCCTTGACGAGATGTCCTCCTCCCTGTCTTGGCTTCCTCTGGATGAAGTGAGTCATCTCAATCTCCATTTTGTGGAACAAGAACTGCGGGTAATTGGCGATTTAATCCCCAGTAAACTCTTATTTGACAAAGATTTTACCATTGAAGCCTTAGAGCAAGAGATTCGCTCGTTGAACTATCCCCTGGTTCATATTGCGAGTCATGGACGCTTTAGTAACTTTGCCGAAGATACCTTTATTTTAGCCGATCGCCCTCTGGGAATTCGTCAACTGGCGGATATCCTCAATGTCCAGGATCGAACCCGACGCAATGACATTGACTTATTAGTCTTAAGTGCTTGCGAGACGGCCCGAGAGAGCGATCGCGCTCTATTAGGGATGGCGGGAATGGCAGCTCGGGCGGGGGTTCGCACGATTATTGGCAGTTTTTGGACGGTCGATGACCAGTCCACGGCCTTAATGATGCAACGGTTTTATCAAGGCTTAAAAGAGGCACAAAATGACCGTCTCGATATTAACAAAGCAGAGGCCTTGCGCCAGGCTCAAATTGCCATGATCCGTGGTGAGTTCGGCCAGGTTTACAGTCATCCCTATTTCTGGGCCCCCTTTGTCCTTATTGGTCATTGGAAGTGA
- a CDS encoding Uma2 family endonuclease, which translates to MVTTPQPKTVIYPDCDGNPMSDNTRQFRWIVVIKENLEILFDDNPDVFVAGDLLWYPEEGNNKLRQAPDVMVAIGRPKGDRGSYRQWEEGGIAPQVVFEVLSPGNRLKEMAKKQQFYDRYGVEEYYIFDPDRLDFNGWRRNEAGILEVIEHPEDWTSPRLGIRFELRSDQFTIYRPDGQRFLTPTELAKQAEQQRQEAEQQRQEAQQQRQEAEQQRQEAQQQRQEAEQQRQRAESAEARLRELEARLRDLEGD; encoded by the coding sequence ATGGTAACTACACCTCAGCCAAAAACAGTCATTTACCCCGATTGTGACGGAAATCCTATGTCGGATAATACGCGCCAGTTTCGTTGGATCGTGGTCATTAAGGAGAATTTGGAGATTCTCTTTGATGACAACCCCGATGTCTTCGTGGCTGGGGATTTACTCTGGTATCCTGAGGAAGGCAATAATAAACTCCGTCAAGCTCCCGATGTGATGGTGGCGATTGGACGGCCGAAGGGCGATCGCGGCTCTTATAGGCAATGGGAAGAAGGCGGTATTGCTCCCCAGGTGGTGTTTGAGGTGCTATCTCCGGGAAATCGCCTCAAGGAAATGGCTAAGAAACAACAGTTTTACGATCGCTATGGGGTGGAGGAGTATTATATCTTTGACCCCGATCGCCTCGATTTTAATGGCTGGCGACGGAATGAGGCGGGAATCCTGGAGGTGATTGAGCATCCAGAAGATTGGACAAGTCCCCGACTCGGGATTCGCTTTGAACTTCGCTCAGACCAGTTCACCATTTATCGTCCTGATGGTCAGCGGTTTTTAACGCCAACGGAGTTAGCTAAACAGGCTGAACAACAACGTCAGGAAGCCGAACAGCAACGTCAGGAAGCGCAACAGCAACGTCAGGAAGCCGAACAGCAACGTCAGGAAGCGCAACAGCAACGTCAGGAAGCCGAACAGCAACGTCAGCGGGCCGAGTCCGCTGAAGCTCGGCTTCGGGAACTTGAAGCGCGTTTACGAGACCTTGAGGGCGATTGA
- a CDS encoding ABC transporter ATP-binding protein/permease encodes MTVTPLDRPKARPKVNDWRLFLRLTPYAKRNQKLLWIVLALLPPLALAGSVQPVLVGQTISFIRQEPTYFFLEGLTLSQGITLLVTLLLFTMVVRAILDGIQGFLVQKVGQRMTMQIRNDLFERVTSLSSSFFDRTPVGRLITRLTSDVDALGDVFSTGAIGIVSDLATILVLILVMFTVQWELALMLLLMLIPTAAIVIYFQQQFRKANYRAREELSRLNSNFQENIVGINIVQLFRRERYNAEAFRSINQDYISAVDRTIFHDSAVSATLEWVSLIAIAGVLWLGGLRVIEGEMNFGLLASFILFAQRLFDPLRQFADKFTSLQSGFTAVERISDLLDEPIDIQDPAGIDTRSIEPGHSGEIRFENVSFGYKPDEYVLHNLNFTIHRGEKVAIVGPTGAGKSSMIRLLCRLYEPQQGRILIDGIDVRDLRQAELRQHVGVILQDGFVFAGDVKSNIALGEHYDFETIQAAAEQTNVSQFIEQLPEGYNTQLRERGTNLSGGEKQLLAFARVAVRNPKIMVLDEATANLDVKTEAWIQEALDRLLERRTAIIIAHRLSTIRNVDRILVLKRGELVESGSHEELLQQNGLYAGLYKLQLLES; translated from the coding sequence ATGACCGTAACTCCCCTCGATCGCCCTAAAGCTAGACCCAAAGTCAATGACTGGCGGCTATTTCTACGCCTGACTCCCTACGCCAAACGCAATCAAAAACTCCTCTGGATTGTTCTAGCCCTCTTACCTCCCCTGGCCTTAGCCGGTTCCGTCCAACCGGTTCTGGTGGGACAAACCATCTCCTTCATTCGCCAAGAACCTACTTATTTCTTCCTGGAGGGACTGACCCTCTCCCAAGGAATCACCCTCTTAGTCACGTTACTCCTCTTCACCATGGTGGTTCGAGCCATCCTGGATGGGATTCAAGGCTTTCTGGTGCAAAAAGTGGGTCAGCGGATGACCATGCAGATTCGCAATGACCTGTTTGAACGGGTGACCTCCCTCTCGTCGAGTTTCTTCGATCGCACTCCCGTCGGACGACTCATCACTCGCCTCACCAGTGACGTGGATGCTTTAGGGGATGTCTTCTCCACGGGGGCGATCGGGATTGTCAGTGACTTAGCCACCATCCTCGTTCTCATCTTGGTCATGTTCACCGTTCAGTGGGAACTGGCCCTGATGCTGCTGTTGATGCTTATCCCCACAGCGGCGATCGTGATTTACTTCCAACAACAGTTCCGCAAAGCTAACTATCGCGCTCGTGAGGAACTCTCCCGCCTCAATTCCAACTTTCAGGAAAACATCGTTGGAATCAATATCGTGCAATTGTTTCGCCGGGAACGCTACAACGCCGAAGCCTTCCGCAGCATTAACCAGGACTATATCTCCGCCGTCGATCGCACCATTTTTCATGATTCCGCTGTCTCGGCGACCCTGGAATGGGTGTCCCTGATTGCGATCGCCGGTGTACTTTGGCTCGGAGGATTGCGGGTGATTGAAGGGGAGATGAACTTCGGACTCTTGGCTTCGTTTATCTTATTTGCGCAACGTCTCTTTGACCCCTTACGCCAATTTGCCGATAAATTCACTTCCCTACAATCGGGGTTTACCGCCGTTGAACGGATTAGTGACCTCCTCGATGAACCCATTGATATTCAAGATCCAGCTGGGATTGACACGCGCTCCATTGAACCGGGCCATAGTGGCGAAATCCGCTTCGAGAATGTCAGCTTCGGCTACAAACCCGATGAATATGTTTTGCATAATCTCAACTTCACCATTCATCGCGGCGAAAAAGTGGCAATTGTTGGCCCCACGGGAGCCGGGAAAAGCTCCATGATTCGTCTCCTCTGTCGTCTCTACGAACCCCAACAGGGTCGCATCCTCATCGATGGAATTGATGTGCGAGATTTACGTCAGGCGGAACTGCGTCAACATGTGGGGGTAATTCTCCAAGATGGTTTTGTTTTCGCCGGGGATGTGAAAAGCAATATCGCGTTAGGAGAACATTACGACTTTGAGACGATTCAAGCCGCCGCCGAACAAACCAATGTTTCTCAGTTTATTGAACAACTCCCCGAAGGCTATAACACCCAACTGCGGGAGCGGGGAACCAACCTCTCAGGGGGAGAAAAACAGTTATTGGCTTTCGCACGGGTGGCGGTGCGTAACCCGAAAATTATGGTCTTGGATGAAGCAACCGCCAATTTAGATGTGAAAACCGAAGCCTGGATTCAGGAGGCGTTAGATCGACTTTTGGAAAGACGGACGGCGATTATCATCGCTCACCGTCTCTCGACGATTCGTAATGTCGATCGCATCCTGGTCTTGAAACGGGGCGAATTGGTAGAATCAGGGAGTCATGAGGAACTGTTGCAGCAAAATGGACTCTACGCGGGTCTCTATAAGTTGCAATTGTTGGAGAGTTGA
- a CDS encoding Uma2 family endonuclease: MTIAQDKTRVIYPDCDGNPMSDNTKQFRWIVVIKENLEILFADNPDVFIAGDLLWYPQEGNNRIRQAPDVMVAFGRPKGDRGSYRQWEENNISPQVVFEILSPGNRLKEMAKKLKFYDQYGVEEYYIFDPDRLDFHGWLRNPDGTLGVIEQPENWQSPRLGIRFELQDEQFTIYHPNGDRFLTPTELAKQSESQRQRAEAAEERVRELEARLRELGGDRDNEET; this comes from the coding sequence ATGACCATTGCCCAAGACAAGACCCGCGTTATTTACCCCGACTGTGACGGAAATCCCATGTCCGACAATACCAAGCAGTTTCGTTGGATTGTCGTCATCAAGGAAAATCTGGAAATTCTCTTTGCTGACAATCCTGATGTCTTTATAGCTGGGGATCTCCTCTGGTATCCCCAGGAAGGGAACAACCGGATACGCCAAGCACCTGATGTGATGGTGGCCTTTGGACGACCGAAGGGCGATCGCGGGTCCTATCGACAATGGGAGGAAAACAATATCTCGCCGCAAGTGGTCTTTGAAATCCTCTCCCCCGGAAATCGCCTCAAGGAGATGGCCAAAAAACTTAAGTTCTATGACCAGTACGGGGTCGAGGAGTATTACATCTTTGACCCCGATCGCCTCGACTTCCACGGCTGGCTACGGAATCCCGATGGAACCCTCGGCGTGATTGAACAGCCCGAAAATTGGCAAAGTCCCCGTTTGGGAATCCGCTTTGAACTCCAGGATGAGCAGTTCACGATCTATCATCCCAATGGCGATCGGTTTCTCACCCCGACGGAATTAGCGAAACAGTCTGAAAGCCAGCGTCAACGAGCGGAGGCGGCGGAGGAACGAGTCCGGGAATTGGAGGCTCGTTTGCGCGAATTGGGTGGCGATCGCGATAATGAAGAAACGTAA
- a CDS encoding AAA family ATPase: MLKTLTLKGFRCFKHFELTQLGRVNLIVGENNSGKTSILEAINLLTTGSKFDALTRSMLNRGEVLVNNDSTRDDELDICHLFTGHQLDIGCHFNLIAYEDDKQHIFKAKIKENGSENVNTFPCEPEWGLDICWSSPQEQKLKIPLSPQNGLPLNSLPRHQSYLTNNSRKTQFIKTSSLTSQAMMALFDKVVLTPEETLLTEALRTIEPSLERIASVSSEKLISESGLSRQGFVVRLSDLDQRIPIGSLGDGMWRMLGLTLAIANAKDGILLIDEIDTGLHFSTMSDMWRLIWDAAKRLNVQVFATTHNSDCWQSLAAIANSEHPSSDGITIQRIEKDKPQSVLFTERQVAIAVERGIEVR, translated from the coding sequence ATGCTGAAAACTCTGACCCTAAAAGGTTTTCGTTGCTTTAAACACTTTGAACTCACGCAATTGGGTCGAGTTAATTTAATTGTTGGCGAAAATAATAGTGGTAAAACCTCAATTTTAGAAGCGATAAACCTCCTGACGACTGGCTCTAAGTTTGATGCCTTGACAAGGTCAATGTTGAATCGGGGCGAAGTCCTGGTTAATAATGACTCAACTCGCGATGACGAACTCGATATTTGTCATTTATTCACAGGACATCAACTTGATATTGGTTGCCATTTTAACCTAATAGCTTACGAGGATGACAAGCAGCACATTTTTAAGGCAAAAATCAAAGAAAATGGCTCCGAAAACGTCAATACATTTCCATGCGAACCTGAATGGGGGCTTGACATTTGCTGGTCAAGTCCTCAAGAACAGAAGTTAAAAATTCCTTTATCACCCCAGAATGGGCTACCCTTAAACTCTCTTCCAAGACATCAATCTTATTTGACCAACAATAGCCGAAAAACTCAATTTATTAAAACATCGTCCTTAACCAGCCAGGCGATGATGGCGTTATTTGACAAGGTCGTTTTAACTCCAGAAGAAACTCTCTTAACAGAAGCTCTCCGAACCATTGAACCGAGTCTCGAACGTATCGCTTCTGTTTCCTCCGAAAAACTCATCTCTGAGTCGGGTTTATCCCGTCAAGGTTTTGTCGTTCGACTCTCAGACTTAGACCAACGGATTCCCATCGGGAGTCTCGGGGATGGAATGTGGAGAATGTTGGGGTTAACCTTAGCTATTGCCAATGCCAAAGATGGTATTTTGTTGATTGATGAAATTGATACAGGACTTCACTTTAGCACAATGTCGGATATGTGGCGACTTATTTGGGATGCAGCTAAACGGCTGAATGTTCAAGTATTTGCAACAACTCATAATAGTGATTGTTGGCAAAGTTTGGCGGCGATCGCCAATTCTGAACATCCCAGTTCCGACGGAATTACGATTCAACGGATTGAAAAAGATAAACCCCAGAGTGTTTTATTTACAGAGCGTCAAGTGGCGATCGCCGTTGAACGAGGAATTGAGGTTCGTTAG
- a CDS encoding helix-hairpin-helix domain-containing protein, which translates to MVVVRRSFLLLASLGLILSLSLGCRSPWTLQQGQINRPPPLPQHPQIEAYFNQNPAHHYTDPYRNISRDGDNLEQLLIENIENAQERIDIAIQELRLPKLAQAIARQHQAGIPVRLILEHDYNRPWSDYSPEEIRQFDDRQRSRYEEAKRLIDRNNDGVMSPEEIAENDALVVLRNAQVPTLDDTADGSQGSGLMHHKFVLIDNNILITGSANFTLSGIHGDMGEPASRGNPNHLLRLDNPQLVSVFREEFEFMWGGGPEGTLQSRFGLRKPHRPLRSFTVGDTLVSVKFSPTSTTLPWEQSTNGEIAAALNTAQHQVDLALFVFSAQEITNQLIERHQAGVEVRALIARSFAFRHYSEGLDMLGVALADDQCRYEVDNQPWDPPISSVGVAQLPPGDILHHKFALIDDSLVITGSHNWSNAANVSNDEAVLMIQNQTVAAHFRQEFDRLYRTADLGLPSHIAQRIRQREADCPTKIHRSSEIPEAVDLNTASLEELTTLPRIGEVLGQRIIESRPFNTIEDVMRVRGIGEKTLEGWGDRAHVSESPSN; encoded by the coding sequence ATGGTTGTGGTGCGTCGTTCCTTCCTACTCTTAGCCAGTCTAGGGTTGATCCTCAGCCTAAGCCTCGGCTGCCGCTCCCCCTGGACCCTACAACAGGGCCAGATAAACCGGCCACCTCCACTTCCCCAACATCCACAGATTGAAGCCTACTTCAACCAAAACCCCGCTCACCACTACACCGATCCCTATCGCAACATCTCCCGCGACGGCGATAACCTCGAACAACTCCTCATCGAGAACATCGAAAACGCCCAAGAACGCATCGATATCGCCATTCAAGAACTGCGACTCCCCAAACTTGCTCAGGCGATCGCCCGCCAACATCAAGCCGGAATCCCCGTCCGCCTGATCCTAGAACATGACTATAATCGCCCCTGGAGCGACTATAGCCCCGAAGAAATTCGGCAATTCGACGATCGCCAACGCTCCCGCTACGAGGAAGCCAAACGCTTGATTGATCGCAACAACGACGGCGTGATGAGTCCCGAAGAAATCGCCGAAAATGACGCACTCGTCGTCCTACGCAACGCCCAAGTTCCCACTCTCGATGATACCGCCGACGGCTCCCAGGGCAGCGGTCTCATGCACCACAAATTTGTCCTCATTGATAACAACATCCTCATCACGGGTTCGGCTAACTTCACCCTCTCAGGAATCCATGGCGATATGGGAGAACCCGCCAGTCGGGGAAATCCTAATCATCTGCTACGCCTAGACAATCCCCAACTGGTGAGTGTATTTCGCGAAGAATTTGAGTTTATGTGGGGAGGCGGCCCCGAGGGAACCCTTCAGAGTCGCTTTGGCTTACGAAAACCCCATCGTCCCCTCCGCAGTTTCACCGTCGGCGATACCCTCGTCTCGGTGAAATTTTCCCCCACCTCAACCACCCTTCCCTGGGAACAAAGTACCAATGGGGAAATCGCCGCCGCTCTCAATACCGCTCAACATCAGGTTGATTTAGCCCTCTTTGTTTTCTCCGCTCAAGAGATTACCAATCAACTTATTGAACGCCACCAGGCGGGGGTAGAGGTTCGGGCCTTAATTGCCCGAAGCTTTGCCTTTCGTCACTACTCCGAAGGCCTGGATATGTTAGGAGTGGCTCTCGCTGATGACCAATGTCGCTATGAGGTGGATAATCAACCCTGGGACCCCCCCATTTCTAGCGTGGGTGTGGCTCAACTTCCCCCAGGCGATATCTTACATCATAAGTTTGCCCTCATTGATGATTCCTTGGTCATTACCGGCTCTCACAACTGGTCAAATGCTGCCAACGTCAGCAACGATGAAGCCGTGTTAATGATTCAAAATCAGACCGTGGCGGCTCATTTTCGCCAGGAATTTGACCGTCTTTATCGAACCGCAGATTTAGGGCTTCCCTCCCATATTGCCCAGCGCATTCGTCAACGAGAAGCGGACTGTCCAACGAAGATTCACCGCAGTAGTGAGATTCCTGAGGCGGTCGATTTGAATACCGCTAGTTTGGAGGAGTTGACAACCCTTCCCAGAATTGGTGAGGTGTTAGGACAACGGATTATTGAGTCCCGTCCCTTTAATACTATTGAGGATGTCATGCGTGTCCGAGGAATCGGCGAGAAAACTCTCGAAGGTTGGGGCGATCGCGCTCATGTATCTGAGTCTCCGAGTAACTAA